From the Ruania alkalisoli genome, one window contains:
- a CDS encoding carbohydrate ABC transporter permease, giving the protein MARTAMRPRLIDGQYRPHPGIRALKGIVLTITCALVIAPFVAIVATSLADQQQIARAGGMVLWPETASLSAYTAILSGGVITRAAVVSVGVTVVGTSLSLFVSTLLAYALSRPYMAGRGVMLWLLLATLLFTPGMIPTYLTVKQLGLIDSWWALILPMAVSAFNVIVIRAFFQNVPGELIDSARIDGANEWMVFSRICIPLSKAVLAVVGLFYAVGYWNNFFNALLYLNDSSMWPLQLVLRTYVINGSALSSDELGSPTEMPPGDAIQMAILVISIVPILCVYPFLQKHFAKGVLTGAVKG; this is encoded by the coding sequence GTGGCTAGAACCGCCATGCGACCGCGCCTGATCGACGGTCAGTACCGGCCGCACCCAGGAATCCGCGCTCTCAAGGGCATCGTCCTGACCATCACCTGCGCACTCGTGATCGCGCCGTTCGTGGCGATCGTTGCCACGTCACTGGCCGATCAGCAGCAGATCGCCCGTGCCGGGGGCATGGTCCTGTGGCCGGAGACGGCATCGCTGAGTGCGTACACCGCGATTCTGTCCGGCGGCGTCATCACCCGGGCCGCTGTCGTCTCGGTCGGTGTCACCGTGGTCGGGACGTCACTGTCATTGTTCGTGAGCACCTTGCTCGCCTACGCGCTCTCGCGGCCTTACATGGCAGGCCGCGGTGTCATGCTCTGGTTGCTGCTGGCGACCTTGCTTTTCACGCCGGGGATGATCCCGACGTATCTCACGGTCAAGCAGCTGGGTCTGATCGACTCGTGGTGGGCGCTGATCCTGCCGATGGCGGTCTCGGCGTTCAACGTGATCGTGATCCGTGCATTCTTCCAGAACGTGCCGGGTGAGCTGATCGACTCCGCCCGGATCGACGGCGCGAACGAATGGATGGTCTTCAGCAGGATCTGCATCCCGCTGTCCAAGGCCGTGCTGGCAGTGGTCGGACTGTTCTACGCCGTCGGCTACTGGAACAACTTCTTCAATGCGTTGCTCTACCTCAATGACTCCTCGATGTGGCCGTTGCAGCTCGTCCTGCGCACCTACGTGATCAACGGCTCGGCGCTTTCCAGCGACGAACTCGGCTCCCCGACGGAGATGCCACCGGGTGACGCCATCCAGATGGCGATCCTCGTGATCTCGATCGTCCCCATCCTCTGTGTCTACCCATTCCTGCAGAAGCACTTCGCCAAAGGCGTGCTCACCGGCGCGGTCAAAGGCTGA
- a CDS encoding substrate-binding domain-containing protein — translation MNLSRRNLLRFGALTGAAVAAPSLAGCRTQGTAGPADPGAAAADVLPTFQQYTGVTADVPGEPGRYSDLFYRYPEPVKAITEVPGDGGDVTCLTVASVAPPPLESNPFWQAFNERLGINYVPTLTPSPDYPSKFATMTAGDELPDLFTIVVDQTAALDQLLAAKAADLTDHLAGDAILDYPFLANLPTISWQETIFGGRIRAIPIVRGYMTSLMMYARKDLLAEKGITEEPGSFEEWYAALEEMNAPSANTWALASIPTDFVRQMLRLPNNWYLDGDRIVSAYAAEGQEEALESMRRIVEAGMVNPDAATASDSDQRAWFQNGSASYGWWTMSSYPALAVDPTGEQDGYIGDGVPVPGYESGTGTPFLGEPNVTLTGINAASTERIETLLAVANYLAAPYGTEEYLFRKYGLEGEHFTMANGEITQDQDRGGERGIGHNYICDSPWVIAATPETREPMQRWQDFEKVFTEEFAVDPTAGLYSSTASRSLASLNQTMKALELDIVLGRQPVSAWADGVEKFRADGGAQIEDELSQSYAEANA, via the coding sequence ATGAACCTGTCCCGTCGAAACCTGCTCCGCTTCGGTGCGCTCACCGGTGCTGCCGTGGCTGCCCCCTCGCTCGCCGGCTGCCGTACCCAGGGAACCGCCGGCCCCGCCGACCCGGGCGCCGCAGCCGCCGATGTGCTGCCGACCTTCCAGCAGTACACGGGCGTCACCGCGGACGTCCCGGGCGAGCCCGGTCGCTACAGCGACCTGTTCTACCGCTATCCGGAGCCAGTGAAGGCGATCACGGAGGTGCCCGGCGACGGCGGTGACGTCACCTGCCTCACAGTTGCCTCGGTGGCACCGCCACCGCTGGAGTCCAACCCGTTCTGGCAGGCCTTCAACGAACGGCTGGGCATCAACTACGTTCCCACCCTGACGCCGTCGCCGGACTATCCGTCCAAGTTCGCCACCATGACCGCCGGAGATGAACTGCCCGACCTGTTCACGATCGTCGTCGATCAGACGGCAGCGCTCGATCAGCTGCTCGCCGCGAAGGCGGCCGACCTCACCGACCACCTCGCCGGTGACGCGATCCTCGACTACCCGTTCCTGGCGAACCTCCCCACGATCTCCTGGCAGGAGACGATCTTCGGCGGCCGCATCCGGGCGATCCCGATCGTCCGTGGCTACATGACCTCGCTGATGATGTACGCCCGCAAGGACCTCCTGGCAGAGAAGGGCATCACCGAGGAGCCGGGTTCGTTCGAGGAGTGGTATGCCGCCCTGGAGGAGATGAACGCGCCGTCGGCCAACACCTGGGCGCTGGCTTCGATCCCGACCGACTTCGTGCGCCAGATGCTGCGTCTGCCGAACAACTGGTACCTCGACGGCGACCGGATCGTGAGCGCCTATGCCGCCGAGGGCCAGGAGGAGGCGCTGGAATCGATGCGCCGCATCGTCGAGGCCGGGATGGTCAATCCCGACGCCGCCACCGCCAGCGACAGCGATCAGCGCGCGTGGTTCCAGAACGGCTCGGCCTCCTACGGATGGTGGACGATGAGCTCCTATCCGGCGCTCGCAGTCGACCCGACGGGTGAGCAGGACGGCTACATCGGCGACGGCGTGCCCGTGCCCGGGTACGAGTCCGGTACCGGCACCCCCTTCCTGGGCGAGCCGAACGTCACCCTCACCGGTATCAACGCTGCCTCCACCGAGCGGATCGAGACGCTCCTGGCGGTCGCGAACTACCTCGCTGCGCCGTACGGCACTGAGGAGTACCTCTTCCGCAAGTACGGGCTCGAGGGTGAGCACTTCACGATGGCCAACGGCGAGATCACGCAGGATCAGGACCGCGGGGGCGAGCGCGGTATCGGCCACAACTACATCTGCGACAGCCCCTGGGTCATTGCGGCCACGCCTGAGACGCGGGAGCCGATGCAGCGCTGGCAGGACTTCGAGAAGGTCTTCACCGAGGAGTTCGCGGTCGATCCCACCGCCGGTCTGTACTCCTCGACGGCGTCCCGGAGCCTTGCCTCGCTCAACCAGACCATGAAGGCGCTAGAGCTCGACATCGTGCTCGGCCGGCAGCCTGTCTCCGCCTGGGCCGACGGCGTGGAGAAGTTCCGCGCCGATGGCGGTGCCCAGATCGAGGATGAGCTCAGCCAGTCCTATGCCGAGGCCAACGCCTGA
- a CDS encoding right-handed parallel beta-helix repeat-containing protein, whose translation MPIDSHLLTTLTRRHLLTGMAAVGLGAGIASAPVSATASPPRQPEFGHDIFVDPVRGDDSCSGTQPQRRGRSHNGPVATLAAAIGCVRASDYAGADVVIWLRAGHHRLEDTLEVNGGDAVGNLTLATYPGERAVITGSRVLSGWQETQHAGRRAWQTQVPDIDGEPWYFRQLYVDDARRPRPRLPKAVNAVVENHEAVSDLDMQFYHFDPATQAGTGARTFVYREGDIDPSWSRQQDIDVVCMREWFDERAPLQSVAAATREATVAFRPYHTKTWPERIYYLENVYEALTEPGEWYLDRATSTVTYLPHDHEELDEVEISAPAVRQLLQIAGTPDAPVIGVRLHGLELRHTDWDYWRMKSWMSGQSGCHTVGAVDVINAHDIEITGCTVSTVGEFGITVGENCQDVTVSGNRVTETGSGGIKIASWLSRPDIDELATGGNRISDNEVDHIGKVFHLGAGILAMDVFDTEISHNHVHDTFYTGISVGWRWSFTESDIGGNVVEQNHIHDIAKGMLSDLAGIYTLGRQPGSTVRSNLIHDVRAKSYPSSGIYADEGSSLMRYEHNLVYGCGTGFCAPNQSAGNIVRNNIFADYYQFGVGGGLNETAGLADFTIDVSQNIVASAGVPVFFGGRGFDPAVTRVRSENNLIWDYSTDLEDTGVASPGGDAVSIVAADGTPVPGAEIRVTLTDAEPDAYAFSPLQVPVTLAADSVYHVVMHVKSLGNYWHNPSPVTTTDAATVLGDVYRSNADGSYRTGATPGSFGPVALRYLSDGTETDFVTAADPSEARLRNDYSGQLGMTIRTGPEPMTVTALGRWRSGKNWWGLWQDAGLDQASVLDDPLFEDRASAHYRPTAASPAWQAPVAFEPIDVSQVGPR comes from the coding sequence ATGCCCATCGACTCACATCTACTGACCACTCTTACCCGCCGACACCTCCTGACCGGCATGGCCGCCGTCGGACTCGGTGCCGGAATTGCCAGCGCGCCGGTGAGCGCAACCGCATCCCCGCCGCGGCAGCCCGAGTTCGGGCACGATATCTTCGTCGACCCTGTTCGCGGCGACGACAGTTGCAGCGGTACTCAGCCGCAGCGCCGTGGCCGCAGTCACAACGGCCCGGTCGCCACGCTTGCCGCGGCGATCGGTTGCGTACGAGCCTCCGACTACGCCGGCGCTGATGTTGTGATCTGGCTCCGCGCAGGTCACCACCGCCTCGAGGACACGCTCGAGGTCAACGGTGGGGACGCCGTCGGGAACCTGACCCTGGCCACCTACCCGGGCGAGCGGGCAGTCATCACGGGCTCCCGCGTGCTCTCCGGCTGGCAGGAGACTCAGCACGCGGGGCGGCGGGCCTGGCAGACCCAGGTGCCGGACATCGACGGCGAACCCTGGTATTTCCGCCAGCTCTACGTCGACGATGCGCGGCGGCCGCGTCCACGGTTACCCAAGGCTGTCAATGCTGTGGTCGAGAACCACGAGGCCGTCTCGGATCTGGACATGCAGTTCTACCACTTCGACCCCGCCACCCAGGCGGGCACCGGTGCGCGCACCTTCGTCTACCGCGAGGGTGACATCGATCCGTCCTGGTCGCGGCAGCAGGACATCGACGTCGTCTGCATGCGCGAGTGGTTCGACGAACGCGCACCGCTGCAGTCCGTCGCCGCCGCGACCCGGGAGGCGACAGTAGCGTTCCGGCCCTATCACACCAAGACGTGGCCGGAACGGATCTACTACCTGGAGAACGTCTACGAAGCTCTGACGGAGCCGGGGGAGTGGTACCTCGACCGGGCCACCAGCACCGTGACCTATCTACCCCACGATCACGAGGAGCTGGACGAGGTCGAGATCTCGGCACCTGCGGTGCGTCAACTGCTCCAGATCGCCGGGACGCCGGACGCGCCGGTCATCGGGGTCCGCCTGCACGGTCTCGAGCTGCGCCACACCGACTGGGACTACTGGCGGATGAAGTCCTGGATGAGCGGCCAGTCGGGCTGCCACACGGTGGGTGCGGTGGACGTCATCAACGCCCACGACATCGAGATCACCGGATGCACGGTGAGCACTGTCGGTGAGTTCGGCATCACGGTGGGCGAGAACTGCCAGGACGTGACCGTTTCGGGCAACCGCGTCACCGAGACAGGCTCCGGCGGCATCAAGATCGCCAGCTGGCTCAGCCGACCCGACATCGACGAGCTGGCCACCGGCGGCAACCGCATCAGTGACAACGAGGTCGACCACATCGGCAAGGTCTTCCACCTCGGCGCCGGCATTCTCGCGATGGACGTCTTCGACACCGAGATCTCCCACAACCATGTGCACGACACGTTCTATACGGGGATATCGGTCGGCTGGCGGTGGAGCTTCACGGAGTCCGATATCGGCGGGAATGTCGTGGAGCAGAACCACATTCACGACATCGCCAAGGGCATGCTCTCCGACCTGGCCGGCATCTACACCCTCGGACGCCAGCCTGGCTCGACGGTGCGTAGCAACCTCATCCATGACGTGCGTGCCAAGAGCTACCCCTCCTCCGGGATCTATGCTGACGAGGGCAGCAGCCTGATGAGGTACGAGCACAACCTCGTCTACGGTTGCGGCACCGGCTTCTGCGCGCCGAACCAGAGCGCCGGCAACATCGTCCGCAACAACATCTTCGCCGACTACTACCAGTTCGGTGTGGGCGGGGGGCTGAACGAGACCGCCGGTCTGGCCGACTTCACGATCGACGTCAGCCAGAACATCGTGGCCTCCGCCGGTGTGCCTGTGTTCTTCGGTGGGCGCGGCTTCGATCCGGCCGTGACGAGGGTACGCAGCGAGAACAACCTCATCTGGGACTACTCGACCGATCTGGAGGACACGGGCGTCGCCTCCCCAGGCGGTGACGCGGTCTCGATTGTTGCTGCCGACGGGACGCCGGTACCTGGCGCCGAGATTCGGGTGACGCTCACTGACGCCGAACCGGACGCCTACGCTTTCAGCCCGCTACAAGTACCCGTCACGCTCGCCGCAGACAGCGTCTATCACGTGGTGATGCACGTGAAGTCGCTCGGAAACTACTGGCACAACCCCTCGCCGGTGACGACGACCGACGCCGCGACAGTTCTCGGGGACGTGTACCGCTCCAATGCGGACGGGTCCTACCGCACCGGTGCGACTCCGGGCAGCTTTGGACCGGTTGCTCTGCGTTATCTCAGCGATGGGACCGAGACCGACTTCGTGACTGCGGCGGACCCCAGTGAGGCACGGCTGCGAAACGACTACTCCGGGCAGCTCGGCATGACGATCAGGACCGGCCCGGAGCCGATGACAGTCACAGCGCTGGGTCGGTGGCGGTCAGGCAAGAACTGGTGGGGATTGTGGCAGGACGCTGGACTGGACCAGGCCTCGGTGCTCGATGACCCATTGTTCGAGGACCGAGCCTCCGCTCACTACCGACCCACTGCCGCGTCGCCGGCATGGCAGGCCCCGGTGGCGTTCGAGCCCATCGACGTCTCCCAGGTCGGACCTCGATGA
- a CDS encoding LacI family DNA-binding transcriptional regulator, whose product MTAAPQRARLKDVAREAGVSPATASRVLNGSDRAVAEEFRARVLAAAEKVGYLPNLAAQATVRGHYPAIGLVVGDLRDIFFARVAHGVILEATRHDLVVNIQSTEGDPGREQSLIRDLRRQRPQYLVLVRKRDEDRARTQLLSELHQFEVEGGRAVVVGESTDLVPAVRPPDFDGGKALAIALVGLGYRSFAAICSTDKTSWRERLDGFRTGLSAAGIALPDSAIATTEHSLPGGVAAMAELLARRGPLPELIFAIEDAIALGAIAELRRNRLDVPRDVAVSGYGDRELGVVDPTSITLSTVRTPLEEMGALGVRSCVNPLAPAAPLIPQVILRGTTPRVRALKD is encoded by the coding sequence ATGACAGCGGCACCGCAGCGGGCTCGGCTCAAGGATGTCGCCCGGGAGGCGGGCGTCTCGCCGGCAACCGCCTCGCGCGTGCTGAACGGGAGCGATCGCGCGGTCGCGGAGGAGTTCCGCGCACGGGTGCTCGCTGCCGCGGAGAAGGTCGGGTACTTGCCCAACCTTGCCGCGCAGGCGACGGTACGCGGTCACTATCCCGCGATCGGTCTGGTCGTCGGGGACCTGCGGGACATCTTCTTTGCTCGAGTGGCCCACGGCGTCATCCTGGAGGCGACGCGGCACGATCTCGTGGTCAACATCCAGTCCACGGAGGGCGACCCCGGACGCGAGCAAAGCCTGATTCGCGATCTGCGCCGGCAACGCCCGCAGTATCTCGTGCTCGTCCGCAAACGGGACGAGGACCGTGCTCGTACGCAGCTGTTGTCCGAGCTCCATCAGTTCGAGGTCGAAGGGGGGCGGGCGGTGGTCGTCGGCGAATCGACCGACCTCGTACCCGCAGTGCGTCCCCCCGACTTCGATGGTGGCAAAGCACTGGCCATCGCACTGGTCGGGCTCGGGTACCGCTCGTTCGCCGCGATCTGCTCGACGGACAAGACATCCTGGCGCGAGCGACTCGACGGGTTCCGCACGGGATTGTCCGCCGCCGGGATCGCATTGCCCGACTCGGCCATCGCCACGACCGAGCACTCGCTCCCAGGCGGTGTCGCGGCGATGGCGGAGTTGCTGGCCAGGCGAGGACCGCTCCCGGAACTCATCTTCGCAATCGAGGATGCGATCGCATTGGGGGCGATCGCCGAGCTGCGGCGCAACCGCCTGGACGTGCCGCGGGATGTCGCGGTGTCTGGATACGGCGACCGCGAGCTGGGCGTCGTCGATCCCACCTCCATCACCCTCTCGACCGTGCGCACCCCGTTGGAGGAGATGGGGGCTCTGGGCGTACGCAGCTGCGTGAATCCGCTGGCGCCCGCAGCGCCGTTGATCCCCCAGGTCATCCTGCGTGGAACAACCCCCCGGGTGAGGGCACTGAAGGACTGA
- the rlmC gene encoding 23S rRNA (uracil(747)-C(5))-methyltransferase RlmC → MHCDYYEAEQCRSCTLLEVPYADQLARKDARTREALDGVPTLWEEPLASAQSGFRNKAKMVAGGTVAEPRLGILRADGAVQDLRECPLHEPVVAAALPVLAEFMTAARLVPYDVTSRRGELKYVLVTASPAGELLVRFVLRSTESVPRIRKHLPSLTDRLPHLAVASVNLHPTHSAVLEGEEEIVLTERALLPMRVGDVEMYLRPQGFFQTSSQMAGALYTLAASWTAELTYRTAWDLYCGVGGFALHLARPGVEVIGVESSQEAVAAATASAADAGGGVRFEAGDATAFALGAAQEPDLVVVNPPRRGIGADLAGWLEGSGVRHVLYSSCNVDSLARDLTAMPSLRTVRAQVLDMFPHTEHFETLVLLER, encoded by the coding sequence GTGCACTGCGACTACTACGAGGCCGAGCAGTGTCGTTCGTGCACGCTCCTGGAGGTTCCGTACGCCGACCAGCTCGCGCGCAAGGATGCCCGCACCCGAGAAGCCCTCGACGGCGTCCCTACACTCTGGGAGGAACCCCTCGCCTCGGCGCAGTCCGGGTTCCGGAACAAGGCGAAGATGGTCGCCGGCGGCACCGTGGCCGAGCCGCGGCTCGGAATCCTCAGGGCGGACGGGGCGGTGCAGGATCTGCGCGAGTGCCCGCTGCACGAGCCAGTGGTGGCTGCGGCGCTTCCGGTGCTGGCGGAGTTCATGACGGCGGCCCGTCTGGTGCCCTATGACGTCACCTCCCGCCGGGGTGAACTGAAGTACGTGCTGGTGACAGCCTCCCCCGCCGGTGAGCTGCTGGTGCGGTTCGTGCTGCGGTCCACCGAGTCGGTGCCCCGTATCCGCAAACATCTTCCGTCGCTCACTGACCGGTTACCGCACCTGGCCGTGGCGTCGGTGAACCTGCATCCCACCCACAGCGCGGTTCTCGAGGGTGAGGAAGAGATCGTGCTCACCGAGCGGGCGCTACTGCCGATGAGGGTAGGGGATGTGGAGATGTATCTGCGGCCGCAGGGCTTCTTCCAGACCAGTTCGCAGATGGCCGGTGCGCTGTACACGCTCGCAGCATCCTGGACGGCGGAGCTGACCTACCGCACGGCCTGGGACTTGTACTGCGGCGTGGGTGGGTTCGCACTGCACCTGGCGCGCCCAGGGGTTGAGGTGATCGGTGTCGAGTCGAGCCAGGAAGCGGTCGCGGCGGCGACTGCGAGCGCCGCCGACGCGGGGGGCGGGGTCCGATTCGAGGCCGGTGACGCGACCGCCTTCGCTCTGGGCGCCGCACAGGAGCCAGATCTGGTGGTGGTCAATCCCCCGCGTCGCGGTATCGGGGCGGATCTCGCCGGGTGGCTGGAAGGCTCTGGGGTGCGGCACGTGCTCTACTCCAGCTGCAACGTGGATTCCCTCGCGCGCGACCTCACCGCGATGCCGTCACTGCGAACGGTGAGGGCGCAAGTGCTGGACATGTTCCCGCACACCGAGCACTTCGAGACGCTGGTGCTGCTGGAGCGGTGA
- a CDS encoding AAA family ATPase, with protein sequence MRDDEIRQKLVSSNPWWAAASLGTDATVWSTRHPALTGLASYDVGYRASILDDVATGPVTDRLVVLTGPRRIGKSVVVLQTVASLCARADIDPRQVIHVPCDGMNLRDLRRVLVIARAQTAAIDRDTLRPRVWLFDEVTSIRGWSALFKGERDNTDFSFDTVVATGSRWDKTEDITGNLIAGRAGSEIRRRRMLLPMSFREFLAVSRYDLPLPAASHPASLQSEAARRGLEELSFLVDDYDLAWQDYMSVGGFPRAVSEHVRNGMVSDQYLLDLEGWLKRDVDPDAGDESIPLLLEALAARATSPLAVNPTAIELGRSRELLDTRLHRMVASFAVLRCPQRDANGRIVPRTQSKHYLVDPLLAWMPSRLRAGASTPAMTALTEQAIGVHLARAIEQLSNGRWIAGDTIGYGRTSNDKEIDLAPVSLPSPKGTVMSVAMESKWVSQGWRSEARTLTGKYGRGILATKSVLDVSGPVWAVPAPMLALMLV encoded by the coding sequence ATGCGTGACGATGAGATCCGCCAGAAGCTGGTGTCATCCAACCCGTGGTGGGCAGCCGCAAGCCTCGGAACCGACGCCACGGTATGGAGCACGCGACACCCCGCCCTCACAGGCCTAGCCTCCTACGATGTCGGCTACCGTGCGTCGATTCTCGACGACGTCGCCACGGGCCCGGTGACCGACCGGCTGGTCGTGCTGACCGGACCTCGCCGGATCGGCAAGTCCGTCGTCGTGCTCCAGACTGTCGCGAGCCTCTGCGCGCGCGCTGATATCGACCCGCGCCAAGTCATACATGTGCCCTGCGACGGAATGAACCTGCGCGACCTGCGCCGAGTCCTTGTTATCGCACGTGCACAAACCGCGGCGATCGATCGCGACACGCTTCGGCCCCGGGTCTGGCTGTTCGACGAAGTCACCTCGATCAGGGGCTGGTCCGCGCTGTTCAAGGGAGAGCGCGACAACACGGACTTCAGTTTCGACACCGTCGTTGCCACGGGTTCGCGGTGGGACAAGACCGAGGACATCACCGGCAATCTGATCGCGGGGCGCGCTGGATCCGAGATCAGGAGACGGCGCATGTTACTCCCGATGTCGTTCCGGGAGTTCCTGGCTGTCAGCCGCTATGACCTGCCGCTGCCCGCGGCAAGCCATCCAGCATCACTACAGTCGGAGGCCGCCCGGCGAGGCTTGGAGGAGTTGTCGTTCCTGGTCGACGACTACGACTTGGCATGGCAGGACTACATGAGTGTGGGGGGATTCCCTCGTGCTGTCTCCGAACACGTCCGCAACGGCATGGTCTCAGACCAGTACCTGCTGGACCTCGAAGGGTGGCTCAAGCGCGATGTCGACCCGGACGCGGGCGACGAATCGATCCCGCTCCTGCTCGAGGCACTGGCGGCGCGCGCCACCAGCCCACTGGCCGTCAACCCCACGGCGATCGAGCTCGGTCGCAGTCGCGAGTTGTTGGATACGCGCCTGCATCGCATGGTTGCCTCGTTCGCGGTGCTCCGTTGCCCCCAACGGGACGCAAACGGCCGGATAGTTCCGCGCACGCAGTCCAAGCACTATCTGGTCGATCCACTGCTGGCATGGATGCCATCCCGGCTTCGAGCGGGCGCATCGACACCGGCCATGACTGCACTGACGGAGCAGGCGATCGGGGTACATCTTGCCCGTGCGATCGAACAGCTGAGCAATGGCCGGTGGATCGCAGGCGACACCATCGGGTACGGCAGGACGAGCAACGACAAGGAGATCGATCTGGCTCCCGTCTCGCTCCCGTCACCGAAGGGAACGGTGATGAGCGTTGCGATGGAGTCGAAGTGGGTCTCACAGGGGTGGAGGAGCGAAGCCCGCACCCTCACAGGCAAGTACGGGCGAGGCATCCTGGCCACCAAGTCGGTCCTGGATGTGAGTGGTCCGGTGTGGGCCGTTCCAGCTCCGATGCTCGCGCTCATGCTGGTGTGA
- a CDS encoding LacI family DNA-binding transcriptional regulator — MRVTMRDVAERAGVSVKTVSRVVNGEPHIRPETQAQVRTAIAELGWHPNASARTLRTGRTGVIAIMVAELRRPLLAAMVEALVTEVDRHGLHAAVEPIHDDAARLREVLASRGRTFDALLAVDAPELPEVTDDDGPVVRVDLTAVVPTSGHDRVYVDREQAADLVLRHLRLMGRSRIVRLGPGSLDFHPEAAAIPALALEGPDRRAGYRGAQRAIVDQPQVDALVCGTDEIALGALAGLYAAGIEVPGRIAVTGFGDLEDGRFATPSLTTLDPDPAGMARAAVDLVRGRLRGAADEQGRDLAVPVSLIRRESTMGASPR; from the coding sequence ATGCGGGTCACCATGCGCGACGTCGCCGAGCGCGCCGGCGTCTCGGTCAAGACCGTCTCGCGCGTGGTCAACGGCGAACCCCACATCCGCCCCGAGACCCAGGCGCAGGTACGCACCGCCATCGCCGAGCTCGGCTGGCACCCGAATGCCTCCGCTCGCACCCTGCGCACCGGCCGGACGGGCGTGATCGCCATCATGGTGGCCGAGCTGCGCCGCCCTCTGCTCGCGGCGATGGTGGAGGCGCTGGTCACCGAGGTCGACCGGCACGGCCTTCATGCTGCCGTCGAGCCGATTCACGACGACGCAGCTCGCCTTCGCGAGGTCCTCGCCTCACGTGGACGAACCTTCGACGCGCTGCTGGCGGTGGATGCTCCCGAGTTGCCTGAGGTCACTGATGACGACGGCCCTGTCGTCCGCGTCGACCTCACCGCCGTCGTGCCCACCTCGGGTCATGATCGCGTCTACGTCGACCGCGAGCAGGCCGCCGACCTGGTGCTGCGTCACCTGCGATTGATGGGGCGTTCCCGGATCGTGCGTCTCGGCCCTGGGTCGCTGGACTTCCATCCCGAGGCAGCGGCAATCCCGGCCCTCGCCCTGGAGGGGCCGGACCGGCGTGCGGGCTACCGCGGCGCGCAACGGGCGATCGTCGATCAACCGCAGGTGGACGCTCTGGTGTGCGGAACGGATGAGATCGCCCTCGGGGCGCTCGCCGGCTTGTATGCGGCGGGGATCGAGGTGCCGGGCCGGATCGCCGTGACCGGCTTCGGTGACCTGGAGGACGGCAGGTTCGCGACGCCGTCGTTAACCACACTCGATCCGGACCCGGCGGGTATGGCGCGTGCTGCGGTGGATCTGGTTCGGGGCCGACTGCGTGGGGCCGCCGATGAGCAGGGGCGTGACCTGGCTGTCCCCGTATCCCTGATCCGGCGCGAGTCCACGATGGGGGCGAGCCCGAGATGA
- a CDS encoding LacI family DNA-binding transcriptional regulator yields MNGKPTLDDVAAVAGVSAKTVSNVLLERPHVAEATRARVRAAVQKVGYQVNRAGRGLASGRSGRIAVVVPKLYQPYFAEIAERLIVALGDAGFSSTLRIAPDAHAERDAVLGVTTADADGVIICPHRLTTELLGGHVPSRPVVQVGGGRTGLIDVVVMGESTGFEAVTRHLLDSGRQRLALVSNSTRSGRPEGARYDAFVAAHRARGMEPDPALMVAGSDWDRRVSGYEAMTGLLRSGAEFDAAVGINDAVAVGAMRALRSHGLRVPEDVAVTGFDDTDEAGFTVPPLTSVSPEQQEMVAAAVQMLVERLDGLDVAPREHLTGAHLVPRASSGARR; encoded by the coding sequence ATGAACGGCAAGCCCACTCTCGATGACGTCGCCGCGGTGGCAGGCGTCTCGGCCAAGACAGTCTCGAACGTGCTGCTCGAGCGCCCACATGTCGCCGAAGCGACCCGTGCGCGGGTGCGTGCGGCGGTGCAGAAGGTCGGCTATCAGGTGAACCGCGCCGGCCGTGGGCTGGCGTCGGGCCGCAGCGGGCGTATCGCCGTCGTGGTGCCCAAGCTGTACCAGCCCTACTTCGCCGAGATCGCCGAACGGCTGATCGTGGCCCTCGGCGACGCCGGCTTCAGCTCGACCCTGCGCATCGCGCCGGACGCCCACGCGGAGCGGGATGCCGTGCTCGGGGTGACCACCGCCGACGCGGACGGCGTCATCATCTGCCCGCACCGCCTCACCACCGAGCTGCTGGGAGGTCATGTGCCGAGCCGGCCGGTCGTCCAGGTCGGCGGTGGCCGTACCGGCCTGATCGATGTGGTCGTGATGGGCGAGAGCACGGGGTTCGAGGCCGTCACCCGGCACCTGCTCGACTCCGGGCGGCAGCGCCTGGCGCTGGTGTCGAACTCCACCAGGAGTGGCCGCCCCGAGGGCGCGCGGTACGACGCCTTCGTGGCAGCGCACCGCGCCCGCGGGATGGAGCCGGACCCGGCCCTCATGGTGGCCGGTTCGGACTGGGACCGGCGCGTCTCCGGCTACGAGGCCATGACGGGCCTGCTGCGTTCCGGCGCCGAGTTCGACGCTGCGGTCGGGATCAACGACGCCGTCGCTGTAGGAGCGATGCGGGCGTTGCGCAGCCATGGCCTGCGGGTGCCCGAGGACGTCGCGGTGACCGGTTTCGACGACACCGACGAAGCCGGCTTCACCGTGCCGCCGCTGACCTCGGTCAGCCCTGAGCAACAGGAGATGGTCGCTGCCGCCGTGCAGATGCTGGTGGAGCGGCTGGACGGTCTTGACGTCGCGCCGCGTGAGCACCTCACCGGTGCACACCTGGTGCCGCGGGCATCCTCCGGCGCTCGGCGCTGA